A genomic window from Henningerozyma blattae CBS 6284 chromosome 3, complete genome includes:
- the TBLA0C03630 gene encoding uncharacterized protein (similar to Saccharomyces cerevisiae CYR1 (YJL005W); ancestral locus Anc_5.206): MNINSDTCTTQQKDGKTKRRRSLQLNRTMSALSMTSFTALSSSNNHNINNSNVTSNASSFSRPHSGKPNRSLISSSSTPRVLRTMSNSLQEVSSNLSTKRQPTQLQSSATASNADIDPPTTKSNQKKKQKNEKVTRKQSFAGRMLRKLSSNTSSPSQSDAHSHQQHAHTRPHTHHQFKTNTPSNSSIYSGKSKLNKKASIGTLNTTSNASNVTGSPGTTSKISRRSSTNSANVHDMENSTTTSLFRKVSNVLGHGSSINSKDNKDSTILSPNSNPFNSPSNSRRSSQVSNVATNNICTIDANTNASSRLQNQVLFNVNEDIPTKDNNDNHIKGNNTKATTATTTTSNNNVPIGEKEVTSGGKPKKNKILKNLKKDNTDNGNITLVLNNNKKIENVEEDEEDKTESERSSSFPPLVNPNAFKLDTNLEDVSDITNINKTGSIPHDLMNTNTKSSKSIGTDTLLLSQKRSRSLADVVTYSNNQDNLSFLSNMDSMRELDINGDPEESFIDEEDDDDFKNEDYDSEAESIKDNDSDMNIELESQNPKKQSRKISGKNFKEEKNNESFSDLSTSDSSDNSDPNLDRKQRVSKISKLHSSKKPKQWVAPESWDVELTALENTRQRRSNSNRSRSNSANSNRHRRRHHHHHHHHHYQDTSEAKIANNANLASNNNDKEDPSIPTSSTNIKNNESIIANKLNTNLNQGKASMLNSYNDTTSISPTDKSEIIQSNNSKVLSHLHNRLLMTPSTINTSQNSNHIVYDNDQQGNTVLASSKKSTSLNSSTDNNNTVFYYNDEDESYSPTTTSETSSGSLSDSSSTWSNEYRHHSRGKTVDSNGNHLNNEELNDATEYFTTSHSSYRDIRGGTDMAYGFDEDVVDTSHYTPSVAKPADGGSIGGGSLGAHSSVGSGSYSRQKHDNSNTTDDDDKDIYSMDRHSFGNYVIRDKIRSSSGSKSTSAVDNFDEDCLNPAHPHNSLNFFFSKSKNVSSHSLHKPTMSSSDQSKYSNILKTDSENTVIFTKDDEQHDQAEYELEKYYKDFSDLDPKRNYAIRIFNTDDTFTTLSCTPGTTVQDMIPTLRKKFNTTQQGTFQISLKVGKLSKILKPQSKPIIIERKLLLLNGYKKTDPLHIMGIEDLSFVFKFLFHPVAPSHLTAQQEQKLLRGDFIHVDLRSMGLTTPPIIFYQHTSEIESLDVSNNANIFLPSEFIESGINLSSLRMVNIRASRFPTNVTDAYKLISLELQRNFIKKVPNSISKLTNLTILNMQCNSLSKLPKGFAKLKNLQLLDLSSNNFVEYPIVINHCSSLLQFDLSYNKIQYLPPNINLLNKIAKINLSHNKLLEITDLSSLKNLRTLNLRHNRITTVKTSAINLQNLFLTDNRISTFDDALPKLRALELQENPITSITYKDFFPINMTNLSLKKAKLSSIPGELFLKLHRLQKLELSENNLTQLPKEISCLNKLVYLSVARNKLEGLPTEFSKLKNLKSLDLHSNNIRNFILGTEDIELTYLNISSNAFGEFALDGTFFQTITNQSRMAKSLLFFIAADNQFDDRIWPLFNCFENLNVLNLSYNNFTDISNLKIQNLTELFFSGNKLTTLPGDTVLRWLSLKVLMLNGNHLLSLPAELSKLCQLTVFDIGSNQLKYNISNYHYDWNWRDNKELRYLNFSANRRFEIRSTASRDINADLSDFSVLPNLKVLGLMDVTLNTSKVPDEGYNFRLRTTGSVINGMMYGVADSLGQRNYVSSRDVTFERFRGKEDECLLCLHDGKNQTSDIGHNISRIVRDIYDKILRRQLEKYGEDDEGVKKALRFSFLQLNKEINIMLYSVDNGTRVENLTSADLLSGACSTIIYIKGNKLFTANIGDCMAILSKNNGDYEKLTTLHVPYKTEEYERIRISGGYVNNDKLDGSVDVSRAVGFFDLLPHIHASPDISMVTLTKSDQMLVIATHKLWEYVNYETACDIAREKSSDPMLAAEELKDHAIAYGCSDNITILCLALNKSANQQNRFVVNKNSLMTRRTTFEDATLRRLQAEIAPPTGNLAVVFTDIKNSTVLWELFPNAMRTAIKTHNDIMRRQLRIFGGYEVKTEGDAFMVTFPTPISGLVWCLNVQLKLLDAQWPEEITSIQDGCLITDKNGVKIYQGLSVRMGIHWGCPVPELDLVTQRMDYLGPVVNKAARVSGIADGGQISMSSDYVSEFKKIVGYHERITKNKERLNEVYGEEIIGEVLEKEVTMLESIGWVFFEHGEQKLKGLETKEFITIAYPKTLASRHEYTSDVEEGDVNTDALFRLRSASNKLQVILSAVSGDYLELDTYSQGLHGFIDLTENSQDTILKDLNEKELMAFLEHLVSRIESTVAILQLRQRISSGLNIYASSERVSSTQTSIFEIVDMLLENLGK, from the coding sequence ATGAATATAAACTCTGATACATGTACAACACAACAGAAAGATGGTAAAACTAAAAGAAGACGTTCTTTACAACTCAATAGAACGATGAGTGCCTTATCGATGACAAGCTTCACTGCTTTATCATCTAGCAATAATCATAACATTAACAACTCAAATGTGACCTCAAATgcatcatcattttcaagACCTCATAGTGGTAAACCCAATAGAAGTCTTATAAGTAGTTCAAGCACACCAAGAGTACTGCGAACTATGAGTAATTCTTTACAAGAAGTATCTTCTAATTTGAGTACTAAAAGGCAGCCGACACAATTACAGTCATCAGCAACAGCATCAAATGCTGATATAGATCCTCCTACTACAAAAAGtaatcaaaagaaaaagcaaaaaaacGAAAAGGTAACAAGGAAACAATCATTCGCTGGTAGAATGTTAAGAAAGCTATCTTCAAATACATCGTCACCTTCTCAGTCTGATGCTCATTCACATCAACAACATGCACACACTCGTCCCCATACTCATCATCAATTTAAGACTAACACACCATCAAATTCATCCATTTATTCGGGtaaatctaaattaaataaaaaagctAGCATTGGTACGCTAAATACAACTTCAAATGCTTCCAATGTAACTGGAAGTCCGGGAACTACATCAAAAATATCGCGAAGATCTTCAACTAATTCTGCTAACGTCCACGATATGGAAAACTCAACCACAACTTCACTGTTTCGAAAAGTAAGCAATGTATTAGGCCATGGCTCGTCGATTAATagtaaagataataaagatagCACAATTCTTTCACCTAATTCAAATCCATTTAATTCTCCAAGTAACAGTAGAAGGTCTTCACAAGTTAGCAATGTTgctacaaataatatatgtACAATAGACGCAAATACTAATGCCTCATCAAGATTACAAAACCAGGTTCTTTTCAATGTCAATGAGGATATACCGACTAAGGACAATAACGATAATCATATTAAGGGTAATAATACTAAGGCTACTACAGCCACTACTACcacttctaataataatgtacCCATCGGCGAAAAAGAAGTAACGTCCGGTGGGAAACCAAAGaagaacaaaatattaaaaaacttGAAAAAGGACAACACTGATAATGGAAACATAACtcttgttttaaataataacaagaAAATAGAGAATGTCGAAGAGGATGAGGAAGATAAGACTGAATCTGAAAGAAGCTCATCTTTCCCCCCATTAGTCAATCCAAATGCTTTTAAGCTAGATACAAATTTAGAAGATGTTTCTGACATTACTAACATCAATAAAACGGGTAGTATACCACATGACCTAATGAACACCAACACAAAAAGCTCAAAATCGATTGGTACAGATACGTTGTTGCTATCTCAAAAGAGATCACGTTCCTTAGCAGATGTGGTTACATACTCAAACAATCAggataatttatcatttctttcaaatatgGACTCTATGCGTGAACTCGATATAAATGGGGATCCAGAAGAAAGTTttattgatgaagaagatgatgacgactttaaaaatgaagattaCGACTCTGAAGCTGAAAGTATTAAGGACAATGACTCAGATATGAATATAGAATTAGAGAGTCAAAATCCTAAAAAACAATCCCGAAAAATAAGtggtaaaaattttaaagaggagaaaaataatgaatcttTTTCTGATTTATCAACATCAGACAGTTCAGATAATTCAGATCCGAATTTGGATAGGAAGCAAAGGGTATccaaaatttcaaaacttCATAGTTCAAAAAAACCAAAGCAATGGGTTGCTCCAGAAAGTTGGGATGTTGAATTAACTGCTTTGGAAAATACGAGACAACGAagatcaaattcaaatcgTAGTAGATCAAATTCTGCAAATTCTAATCGTCATCGCCGTCGCCATCATCACCACCATCACCATCATCATTACCAAGATACTTCTGAAGCAAAGATTGCTAATAATGCGAATCTCGcgagtaataataatgataaagagGATCCAAGCATTCCTACTTCTTCGactaatataaaaaataatgaaagcATAATTgctaataaattaaacaCCAATTTAAACCAAGGTAAAGCTTCCATGCTAAATTCTTATAATGACACAACTTCTATATCACCAACTGATAAATcagaaattattcaatcTAACAACTCAAAAGTACTATCTCATTTGCATAATAGACTACTAATGACCCCATCTACTATAAATACTTCCCAGAATTCTAACCATATTGTATATGATAATGATCAGCAGGGCAACACTGTGTTAGCTAGCTCTAAGAAATCTACTTCTCTAAATTCTAGCACTGATAACAATAACACTGTATTCTATTATAACGACGAAGACGAGTCCTATTCTCCTACCACTACAAGCGAGACATCTAGCGGCTCACTTTCTGATTCGAGCAGCACATGGTCAAATGAATATAGACATCATTCTAGAGGTAAAACTGTTGATTCAAACGGTAACCAtctaaataatgaagaattaaatgatgCTACTGAATACTTCACGACATCTCATAGCAGTTATAGAGATATTCGTGGAGGCACAGATATGGCTTATGGATTCGATGAGGATGTCGTTGATACTAGTCATTATACTCCTTCTGTGGCTAAGCCTGCGGATGGTGGAAGTATAGGTGGGGGTAGTTTAGGAGCGCATAGTTCAGTCGGTAGTGGATCATACTCCCGCCAGAAACATGATAACAGCAATACTacagatgatgatgataaagatatataCAGTATGGATAGACATAGTTTTGGAAATTATGTAATCAGAGATAAGATTCGCAGTTCCAGTGGTTCAAAATCAACATCTGCTGTGGATAATTTTGATGAGGATTGCTTAAATCCCGCCCATCCCCATAATAGTTTGAACTTCTTTTtctcaaaatcaaaaaatgtATCAAGCCATTCACTACATAAGCCAACTATGTCTTCTTCGGACCAGTCAAAATATAGCAACATATTAAAGACAGATAGTGAAAATACTGTTATATTCACAAAAGATGATGAACAACATGACCAGGCAGAATATGAATTAGAGAAATATTACAAAGATTTTAGCGACTTGGATCCTAAAAGGAATTATGCCATTCGTATTTTCAATACCGATGATACATTTACTACGTTATCATGCACTCCTGGTACGACAGTGCAAGATATGATTCCAactttaagaaaaaagtttaatacGACTCAACAAGGTACTTTCCAAATATCTCTGAAAGTTGgtaaattatctaaaattttgaaaccACAATCGAAgcctattattattgaaagaaaattattgcTTTTGAATGGttataaaaaaacagaTCCGCTTCACATTATGGGTATAGAGGATTTAAGTTTTGTGttcaaatttcttttcCACCCCGTAGCTCCTTCGCATCTTACAGCTCAACaagaacaaaaattattaagagGTGACTTTATTCATGTTGATTTAAGGAGCATGGGACTAACAACCCCaccaattattttttatcagCACACCTCAGAAATTGAAAGTCTTGATGTTTCGAACAACgctaatatttttttaccatCTGAATTTATTGAGAGTGGGATAAATTTATCGAGTTTAAGGATGGTAAATATTAGAGCATCTAGATTTCCAACAAACGTTACCGACGcttataaattaatatccTTAGAATTACagagaaattttattaaaaaagtcccaaattcaatatctaaattaactaatttaacaattttGAATATGCAATGTAATAGTTTAAGTAAGCTGCCCAAAGGTTTtgcaaaattaaaaaacttGCAACTATTAGATTTGTCATCTAACAATTTTGTAGAGTATCcaattgtaataaatcattGTTCTAGTTTACTACAATTTGATCTGTCGTACAACAAGATACAGTATCTTCCaccaaatattaatttgttaaataaaATCGCCAAAATTAACCTTTCTCACAATAAATTATTGGAGATAACAGACTTATCTagtttgaagaatttaagaACTTTAAACCTACGCCATAACAGAATTACTACTGTTAAGACATCTGCCataaatttacaaaactTGTTTTTGACGGATAATAGAATTTCTACATTTGATGATGCGTTGCCAAAATTACGTGCTCTAGAGCTACAAGAAAACCCAATAACCTCAATAACTTACAAAGACTTCTTCCCTATTAACATGACTAATTTATCTCTGAAAAAGGCTAAGTTGTCTAGCATTCCAGGTgaattgtttttaaaattgcaTAGACTGcaaaaattagaattgaGTGAAAATAACTTAACTCAGCTTCcaaaagaaatttcttgtttgaataaattgGTATATCTATCAGTTGCAAGAAATAAACTGGAGGGGTTACCAACAGAATTTTCAaagttaaagaatttaaaatcacTAGATTTacattcaaataatattcgaaatttcattttggGTACCGAAGATATTGAATTGACATATTTAAACATTTCCTCTAATGCTTTCGGTGAATTTGCCTTAGATGGAACATTTTTCCAAACAATTACTAACCAATCTAGAATGGCCAAGAGCCTGTTGTTTTTCATTGCGGCAGATAATCAATTCGATGATAGAATTTGgccattatttaattgtttcgAAAATTTAAACGTCTTAAATCTTTCATATAACAATTTTACTGATATTTCAAActtaaaaatacaaaactTAACtgaactatttttttcaggTAATAAGTTAACAACGTTACCTGGCGATACTGTTCTAAGGTGGCTATCTTTAAAGGTACTGATGCTGAATGGTAATCATTTACTATCGTTACCAGCCGAACTATCAAAGTTATGCCAGCTAACAGTCTTTGATATTGGCTCAAACcagttaaaatataatatatcgAATTATCATTATGATTGGAATTGGAgagataataaagaattaagaTATCTAAATTTCTCTGCTAATCgaagatttgaaattagaTCTACAGCTAGTAGAGATATAAATGCAGATTTATCTGATTTTAGTGTTTtaccaaatttaaaagtattaGGTTTAATGGATGTCACTTTAAATACTTCTAAAGTTCCCGATGAAGGTTATAATTTTAGATTAAGAACTACTGGTTCTGTGATAAATGGTATGATGTATGGTGTTGCTGATTCTTTGGGGCAGAGGAATTACGTATCTTCAAGAGATGTTActtttgaaagatttagaGGGAAAGAAGATGAATGCTTATTGTGCCTACATGATGGTAAGAATCAAACATCTGATATAGGAcataatatttcaagaatTGTAAGGGACAtatatgataaaatattaagaagGCAATTAGAGAAATATGGggaagatgatgaaggaGTTAAAAAAGCTCTTAGATTTAGTTTCCTACAATtgaataaagaaattaatataatgcTATATTCTGTGGATAACGGGACTAGAGTTGAAAACCTAACTTCTGCCGACCTTTTGAGTGGTGCCTGCTCTACCATTATTTACATTAAAGGAAATAAACTTTTTACTGCAAATATCGGGGATTGTATGGCTATACTTTCTAAGAATAATGGTGATTATGAAAAGTTAACTACACTTCATGTTCCATATAAAACTGAAGAATATGAACGTATACGAATTTCTGGTGGTTATGtcaataatgataaattagatgGTAGTGTTGATGTTTCTAGGGCGGTAggattttttgatttactTCCTCATATCCATGCTTCTCCAGATATTTCCATGGTGACTCTGACAAAGTCAGATCAGATGTTAGTTATTGCCACCCATAAACTTTGGGAATACGTTAACTATGAAACTGCATGTGATATCGCTCGTGAAAAAAGCTCAGACCCAATGCTGGCTGCAgaagaattgaaagatCATGCGATTGCGTATGGTTGTTCCGATAATATAACAATTCTTTGTCTAGCGCTTAATAAATCCGCAAACCAACAAAATAGATTCGTCGTCAATAAGAATTCATTGATGACCAGGAGGACGACATTTGAAGATGCTACTTTAAGAAGGTTACAAGCGGAAATCGCCCCACCCACAGGGAATTTGGCAGTGGTGTTTACAGATATCAAAAATTCTACTGTTCTTTGGGAACTCTTTCCAAATGCAATGAGAACAGCAATTAAAACGCACAATGATATCATGCGTCGTCAATTGAGAATTTTTGGTGGTTATGAAGTTAAAACTGAAGGTGATGCTTTCATGGTTACATTTCCTACTCCAATTAGTGGACTCGTGTGGTGCCTTAATGTCCAGCTAAAACTGTTGGATGCCCAGTGGCCAGAAGAAATAACTTCAATTCAAGATGGTTGTTTAATAACCGACAAAAACGGTGTAAAAATTTACCAAGGGCTATCTGTTCGTATGGGTATACATTGGGGTTGTCCTGTACCTGAATTAGATTTGGTTACCCAACGAATGGATTATTTAGGCCCTGTAGTTAATAAGGCTGCCAGAGTATCAGGCATCGCAGATGGTGGTCAAATCTCTATGTCAAGTGATTACGTGTCAGagttcaaaaaaatagtcGGATATCACGAAAGAATTACGAAGAACAAGGAGAGGTTAAATGAAGTTTATGGTGAAGAGATTATTGGTGAGgttttagaaaaagaagTTACTATGTTAGAAAGTATTGGATGGGTATTTTTTGAGCATGGTGAGCAAAAACTAAAAGGTCTAGAAACAAAGgaatttattacaattgCTTATCCTAAGACTCTAGCATCGAGACATGAATATACATCAGATGTTGAAGAAGGAGATGTCAATACAGATGCCTTATTCCGACTAAGATCAGCATCTAATAAACTTCAAGTCATCTTATCAGCAGTTAGTGGCGACTACTTAGAATTAGATACTTATTCCCAAGGCTTACATGGATTTATTGACTTAACTGAAAACTCGCAAGATAcaattttgaaagatttgaatgaaaaagaaCTGATGGCCTTTTTAGAACATCTGGTTTCTAGAATTGAATCTACAGTGGCGATACTGCAATTGAGACAAAGAATCTCGTCtggtttaaatatttacgCTTCAAGTGAAAGAGTCAGCTCGACTCAAACAAGCATATTTGAAATCGTTGACATGcttttggaaaatttggGTAAATGa